DNA sequence from the Kazachstania africana CBS 2517 chromosome 4, complete genome genome:
CGTGTCTTGACTGAATGATGAGCTTTCTCTCCATGTCGGCACCATCTCATTTTCAGATTAAAAGAGGGAATGCCTGTgatagtaaaaaaaattgtcaaaATTTCGTAAAGAGCGACTATACATTTTTtagtcaaaaaaaatatctccCGGGGGCGAGTCGAACGCCCGATCTCAAGATTACTTTGATATTTCACATTACAGTCTTGCGCCTTAAACCAACTTGGCTACCGAGAGGATATTTTGTTGagatttgaatattttctaaGCCAACTGATTATGCGCTTTATGAAACTAAATATTCCTTCCAGATTAATTATTTTACGGAGGATCTGGCCGGTAATCAAGCGTGGCGTTATGAAATGTGTTCGGGTCCCATTCccttctttcattttttttttgttttactTTGAGTATTACACAGTTCAACTGCTTAACTGTTGGCACAGATAATACCTTAATACGCACTTTCACTGGTTGCACAATAGCACCGAGTAATTATAGGCTTCTAAGATTCGTTAATTGTGTGCAGTTTTGATTTACCAGTACGACCCCAGGGAGTAGCAAACGTTTAAGGTCATTGAGGTCTAACCTCCAAATTTGGGACGCGTCGCGGCAACTTTAACTCTTTTACAATCTGCTGAAGAGTAAAAGCCTAGTGTCAAATTATAATATTTACTTCTTTCCAGAAAggtcttttgaattttcgATGAGCGTCCATTAAAGAGATAAGAAGATAACTAATGAAACATTCGACATACGTCGTATCTAACATGTGCGAAAATATCCTTCACAATTATACACGAAGGGGAACATTATAAGAGGGTATGCTTTTCAGTTGATCGATATCCCGCCACATAATAATACAGCTAAATGCATGAAATACTGTTGGAAAATTTGGATTTCAATTGAGAAGATGAGAAAAAGGTATTATGCTGGGCTACGAAATTGGCGTTCACTCGTACTAACCCACCGAACTACTTAAATTGTACGTCAATTCTAAATTTCCAATGAAACGATTGAACTATATCACTGGTCCTGAACCCACCTAATATATTGTAGGTCGGGAATGTTTTATGCTATATTTTACAGTCATCAAAAATTGCTGTCCCTTATGGTAAGAGTGATAATGAAAACAGCATTTTCGCTAACTGAGAGTCTCATGACTAGCGCCTACTTGGATTTTAAAACCATCCTGTCAGTTAGACAAGACTTCTAAGAAGTTGTTATAGATACGAACGTGACAGTCAATCGATGGGCACTATCGCGTTTTCATTATGAGAAAAAAGTTAAAAGAACGTGGTTCCTgatttcagaaaatgacGGAAACGAGCAAGCAGAGAAGACAAATTGAGAAGTTGATGACCCGTGGTAAGTTCATATTGATAGAAGGGCTGGATAGAGCAGGTAAAACCACTCAGGTGAACAGACTTTATGAGAGATTGTCACCGAATTCGGAAAGTATGAAATTTCCTGAGAGATCTACACAAATAGGCGGGTTGATCAACGAATATCTTACAAATAAATCATTCCAGATGCCAGACCAAACAATTCACctcttattttcttcaaacaGATGGGAAAGACAAGAATACATCGAGAAAACACTTGTTACGGATAAAAAGCATATTGTCATGGACAGATACGTGTACTCTGGAATTGCATATTCATTAGCTAAGGAAGTGGACGGTATGGACTTTGACTGGTGTTTTGGATGTGACAAAGGGTTGATTAGACCTGATATGACTGTTTTTCTAGTAAATAGTAAGAGTAACGACAATAGAGAAGGGTTTGGAAAAGAACGATACGAACAAAAATGCttccaagaaaaagttCACGAGAAATTCGACATAACATTCCAAAAGTTGGCCACGAAGGATAACACCTCTCCTGTCCAAATAATCGATGTCACTGATAAATCAATAACCGAAGTAGAAGAGTTGATATGGAAAGTTGTTGAGCCAGTTGTCGGGGCCAAATCAGCATCAAACCAACTGTTACGATTCTAGACGTTCATtacaatatatatatatactgaAACATTCAATAGAACAGCGTACACTCAACTTTGTAGATTACATTCAAATGACTTAACATCATGAGATCAATTTTCGATCACGTGTAACTTTCATGGAGTTTCAGATAGCCGTTTCGCCCAAAATATCCATCCgtttcaattgaaaaataacgCATAGTGTAAGTGAAAAAGGTACCGTGCCATTAATGGGAAAACAAGGGACCAAGCCATCAGTTATATACACAATTTGTTGAGCACAGAAGTAGTCTTTGAAGCTGTTACTaccaatttgaaaactcTGAGACCAATTTGTGATTATAAGTTGCAAACTAGAGAAAGATAAACGATGGTATCAGAGGCTACCAATTCAAAGCCAAAAGATGGAACTCCTCAGAGGTCTCCCTCTGTAAACGCTTTGAAACTATTGGGTAAGAAGATATTACATGCAAGTAGCCACGTAGAAAACGTACCTTCAGgagttattgaaaatagtcGTTTACATAGTGGAAACTCTATTTCACCATTGAGGCATAGGAAGACTTCTCCTAGTCAGGGAACGGTGCCTAGTTCCCTAGCTGTCAATCGTAACAGATCACCTTCTTTAACACATTCGAAAAACAACACTCTATCTAATGGTGGGTCAACTTCTCATCCTTTGCATGCTATTAaatctaattcttcaatagcAAATTTATTGGCACACGCCAACAATCCTTTTGTAGCAGAATCTAGTCAAAAACAAAGAGGAGGTATTGCTGTGGCACCCACTTCGAAACTAAATAAGGATAAGAACAGTGAAAGGAAAATTAAAACTCACCACATGGAACCTCATCGTTCTAAAAGTTTTGTtaataacaaaattttgaatactGAGGATTTTAGAAAGAATGACGAAAGGAGCCATCTGGTGTATAATCCATATGGTATTAACAACTCTAGACCTGGTACAGCCTTTGCTGAAGAGAACAGGAATGATGGTGATAATGATTTAAGTTTCTATTTACATGATGGTAATGTAAAGATAAGAATGTTACCACTACCAATCCAAAATCCTAACGATTTTTTACCTGAAAGAATGACACAATTTAGTATCCATTTAActgataattttgttttcgATTCAAATAACAAAACAATTGGATCTGGTGGTTCTAGTGAAGTTAGAATTGTTAGATCCGCTTATAGACAAAATAGAGTTTATGCtctgaaaaaattaaatatgaTATATGATGAGACTCCTGATAAATTTTACAAACGTTgttcaaaagaatttataaTTGCAAAACATTTAAGCCACAATGTTCATATTATTAGTACCTATCTATTAGTGAAGATTGCCACTACGACTTACACTACAAGAGGCTGGGGTTTTATAATGGAATTGGGCCATAAGGATCTTTTCCAATTGATCGAAAGAAGTGGATGGAGGCAAGTTCCTTTATCTGAAAAATACTGTATTTTTAAACAAATCGCACAAGGTGTAAAATATTGTCACGATAATGGGATTGCACATCGTGATTTAAAACCCGAAAATGTTTTAATTACAAAAGATGGTATT
Encoded proteins:
- the CDC8 gene encoding bifunctional thymidylate/uridylate kinase (similar to Saccharomyces cerevisiae CDC8 (YJR057W); ancestral locus Anc_1.504), which translates into the protein MTRGKFILIEGLDRAGKTTQVNRLYERLSPNSESMKFPERSTQIGGLINEYLTNKSFQMPDQTIHLLFSSNRWERQEYIEKTLVTDKKHIVMDRYVYSGIAYSLAKEVDGMDFDWCFGCDKGLIRPDMTVFLVNSKSNDNREGFGKERYEQKCFQEKVHEKFDITFQKLATKDNTSPVQIIDVTDKSITEVEELIWKVVEPVVGAKSASNQLLRF